In Geoalkalibacter ferrihydriticus DSM 17813, the sequence ATTTTTCATCTTTTCTAATTAATATCAGGTTGTCTTTCTTTTGCAACGAAAGCGGGAAAATTAATTTTTCACTAGAACTGCTTTCTTTTATTTGCTGCAATTGAGGGGAGCGCGGCAGAATCTATATTGGCGGTCCGGAGATCGCGAAACGTCGCCCGAGCGAAAGCCCTCGTTGGCGGCAGCAGGCGGTTGGTCGGTTTTGGCGCGTACGACCCTGACCTGGATGCAACGACTCATCAAGCGGGTCACGAAGGGGGCGATTTTCTTTTCGTCCCCCTGGCCCGCACGAGCTGTCTGGATTTTGCCGTGGCGGCAGGCATGCGCCGGCAAAGATGAAAACACGCGCCTATTGTGGAACCCACTCGGCCAGGGCGACTTTCACCAGGCGCAGGTTCGCATCGGCGTTGAGGACCAGATTGAGCAGCGCGGTGCGCAGCGACACGAATCGTTCGATCTCAGCAACCGGCTCGCGCGTCAGGCGGGCCTTGTAGGCCGTAACTACTTCATTTATCGCGGCCGTATGGGTGCTCGAGAGATCGGCATAAAGCAGATTGACCGGCGCCGCCCCGATCTGCCCGAGGGGCTGTGACAGGGTAATCAGAAAAGGGCCTGGCCGCTGTTCGAGGCGCTCGGCAATTTCGGGATTGTCGTCGCGGCACAGGCGGGCAATTTCTGCAAGATAGCGCAGCGCCAGGGGTGAATTGTAGTTCGCCAGGCGCAACTCCCGCCCCGGCGCCAGGGCGGGAACATAGAGCAGATTGGTCTCCTCTTTCTGGCGAGACGTCATTTCCCCCAGTTCCGGCAGCCCCAGGGTTGTTCCCGTGATCGCCTCGAGAATTTTTTCATAGCGCTGCTCAACATCAGCGGCAAGGCCGGGCCGATCGACGCGCCGCGCAAACAGCACATAGGTGTACATGCCGAAGCCCTGCTCTTCAGCGTCCATATGTGTCAGCAGGTCCCAGGCATGCCGACTGATACCGGGTTCATCGCCGCGCGTGGGCGGAGGTTCAGGCGCCGCCATGGGCGGCGGCGCTTCCTCGGGTCTTTCTGCGGCAGGGGGTTCGCGCGGCTCTTCCGCACGCTCGATCTGCGGGCAAGCACTAAGCAAGAGAATGACCAATACAGTGAGTACCGTCTTGAGCAGGTGGGCTGCTTTTCCGGTCATGATTTTTTACTCCTTTTTCTGCCCGGCGCCCCTGTTGGCCTGTCGCCGCCCCCAGAAGTAATTGAGTGCTGAAGCCAGACCCACAGCAACCAAAACGATCACGCCCAACACCTCGGAGGTTGCGATCGCAGGGTAAACGGCCTTGAATGCCCCGAGGATCGCCGCCCCGATGATCACTGCCAGAAAAAATAATTTCGATCCCTTGGCCCAGAGGTTTGCCATTTTCTTCCTCCCCAGGGAGAAGGTTTTCGTTAAAGGCTAACTCTATTTTACCGCTTTTTGGAGAAATGGCAGATTGACGACAGGCAGGATGTTCGGATGTCGGAACAGCATAATGGCCCAAAAAACAAAGAATAAATTGATCATGACTGCGGCGAGGAGAAGAATCTTGGGTGATTTCAGGAGAAAATCAAGGGTGAAGCTGGATCCCTCTCTTTTCGGTATCCCTGCTTGCGTAGTCTTTATTCAAAGGTAGGATTCAAACAGAGAAGGTTTTTTGAACCCTGGCTATCCAACTGCGCCAGCCAGTCGCGCCGCAGGTTGCGGTGCGTGTTGAACAGTTATTTTGAAACCGGATCTCACGGATTCAGGGTTTGGAAAGAAGACCAGGAAAGGAGGATGTTCCATGTTAAAGCGTATCTTTATCATCGCAACGCTCGTCTTGTTGGCGGCTTCCGGTGGCGTGGCGGAAGACAGAGTCCAGGTGCCTTACCACGGCGAAGGGCACGTTCTGCTGAACGCCTCCGACCTGGCATGGGGCGACATCGCCTCCATGGCTCCAGGTGCAAAAATCACCATCATCGAGGGTGATTTAAGCCAGGAGGCTCCGTTCACCTTCCGTCTGAAGCTTCCCGCCGACTACCGTCTTGCGCCCCACGTCCATCCGGCCTATGAGCGGGTCACGGTGCTCTCCGGTACTCTGCACTTCGCCCATGGCGAGACCTTCGACCGGACGAGAACTCTGGCGCTCAAACCGGGTGGAGTCGCCATCATGCCGCCGGGAGCGCCGATGTTCGGCTACACGGAAGAGGAAACCATCATCCAACTTCACGGCACCGGCCCCTGGGGCATCAAATATTTGAACCCCGAAGACGACCCGCGTAAATAAGGACTTTGTGCGCGGTCCCCGCGAGGATCGCGCGCATAACGCGAGGCCTCGCGCAGACGGGTTGCGCGCCGAATCGGCGTCAGGGGTGCGGTGTATTTCTGCAGAGAATCTGTCTAGGCGCCTGCCCGAACGGCTCACTCCGCGCCCCCTCATTCCTGCGGACCTGCCGCCTGTGGCGCGGGGGCGCTTTTAACTTTTTGCGCCTTCACCGCAGGGTTATCTGCCTGCCCTCGAAATCCACGACTTGCCCACTGCGGATTTTGCACCGCTTGCGCAATTCCACTTGCCCGTCGACACTTACGCGGCCCTCGGCAATCAACGCCTTGGCCGTGCCGCCGCTGGAACAGAGGCCGGTGACTTTGAGCAGGTTATGCAATTCGATGAATTCGTGACCGCTGAGAGAAAATTCGTCCATATCCGGGGTGATTTCTACCTTATTAGTGAGAACTTTTGACCAGGGCGCCTGCGCCTACTTGTCGGTCTTGGGGCCCCGCCGGCTGTAAGGCGGTTTTTTCGGACCCGGCTTGAAGGGCCGTTGGTCGCCACCCTTGCCGTAAGGTCTGCGCTTGGGGGGCTTGCCCTGCAACGCTTGTCCCGCGCCCCGGTCCTCGCTGAGTTGCAGGCGCTGACCGCACACCCACACCCCCTGGAGATGGCGCAGGATATCGGCCGGGAGGTCGCGCGGCAGATCGACCAGGCTGAACGAATCAAAGATTTTGATCTGGCCAATATCACGACTGCTGAGGTTGGCCTCATTGGTGATGGCGCCGACGATATTGCCCGGCTCAACTTTGTGGGCACGGCCGACCTCGATGCGGTAGCGCTGCTTGTCGGCATCCTGTGCCTCTCTGGGGCGCGCCGGGCGGGAACGGGACGGCTGCTCGGGTGCGACGACTTCTTCGGCCAGGCCGCCTTCGGGTTGCAGGGGGCGATCCTTTTGCACCAGGTAGGCGAGAGTGGCGGCGATGCGGCGCAGGCCGACATCGTATTCGCTCTGATAGCTGTCGATGAATTCCTCGAAAAATTCCAGATCTTCGGATTCCATGGCCGTGGCGATCTGCTCCTTGAACAGGCCGATGCGCCGATCCGTGATATCCTTGCGTGTCGGCAGGCTCATGGAGGTGATGGGCTGGCGCGTGGCCTGCTCGATGGCGGAGAGCAGGCGCATTTCCCGCGGCGCGACAAACAGAATCGCTTTGCCCTCGCGACCCGCGCGGCCGGTGCGGCCGATGCGGTGGATATAGGCTTCGGTGTCATAGGGGATGTCGTAGTTGATGACATGGCTGATGCGCTTGACATCGAGACCACGCGCGGCGACATCGGTGGCGACGACAATGTCGAGGCTGCCGCTTTTGAGCCGCTCGACGGTTTTCTCCCGCAGCGCCTGGGTCATGTCGCCGTTCAGGGGGGCACTGGAGAAGCCGCGCGCTTCGAGTTTTTCCGCCAGCTCCACGGTGGCGGTCTTGGTGCGCACGAAGACGATCATCCCCTCGATCTCCTCGGCCTCAAGAATGCGGGTGAGGGCATCGAGCTTGTGTAGACCTTTGACCTGCCAGAATCTTTGGGCGATGGTGTCGACTGTCGCGGTTTTGGCCTTGATGCGGATTTCTACCGGATCCTTGAGCTGGCGGCGGGCGACCTGCATAACTTCCTTGGGCATGGTCGCAGAAAACAGCGCAACCTGCTTGTGCGCCGGAGTATGCTCAAGAATCTGCTCGACCTCATCGATGAAACCCATCTTGAGCATTTCATCCGCCTCATCGACGACCACGCCGATCAAGCGGTCCAGGCGCAGGGTGCCGCGCCGCAGGTGGTCCTGGATGCGTCCCGGGGTGCCGACCACCGCCTGCACGCCGCGGGCGAGCATGCGCAGTTGCTGGCCCATGTTCTGCCCGCCGTAGACGGGCAAGACATGAAAATCCTTGAGATGCCGCGCATAGGTCTGCATGGCCTCGGCGACTTGCAGAGCCAGCTCGCGAGTCGGCGTCAGGACCAGAATCTGTGGACTTTTCAAAGCTGGGTCGATGCGGCTGAGCAGCGGCAGGGCAAAGGCGGCGGTCTTACCGGTGCCCGTCTGCGCCTGGCCGAGAAGGTCGCGTCCCGCCAGCAGCGGCGGGATGCTGCGCGCCTGGATGGGCGAGGGGCTTTCGTAGCCGATTTCGTCGATGACCCGGGCGATGGCGGGCGCCAGTTCAAGCTCGGCAAAGGTGGGGAGTGTCTCTTCG encodes:
- a CDS encoding DEAD/DEAH box helicase encodes the protein MTEETLPTFAELELAPAIARVIDEIGYESPSPIQARSIPPLLAGRDLLGQAQTGTGKTAAFALPLLSRIDPALKSPQILVLTPTRELALQVAEAMQTYARHLKDFHVLPVYGGQNMGQQLRMLARGVQAVVGTPGRIQDHLRRGTLRLDRLIGVVVDEADEMLKMGFIDEVEQILEHTPAHKQVALFSATMPKEVMQVARRQLKDPVEIRIKAKTATVDTIAQRFWQVKGLHKLDALTRILEAEEIEGMIVFVRTKTATVELAEKLEARGFSSAPLNGDMTQALREKTVERLKSGSLDIVVATDVAARGLDVKRISHVINYDIPYDTEAYIHRIGRTGRAGREGKAILFVAPREMRLLSAIEQATRQPITSMSLPTRKDITDRRIGLFKEQIATAMESEDLEFFEEFIDSYQSEYDVGLRRIAATLAYLVQKDRPLQPEGGLAEEVVAPEQPSRSRPARPREAQDADKQRYRIEVGRAHKVEPGNIVGAITNEANLSSRDIGQIKIFDSFSLVDLPRDLPADILRHLQGVWVCGQRLQLSEDRGAGQALQGKPPKRRPYGKGGDQRPFKPGPKKPPYSRRGPKTDK
- a CDS encoding cupin domain-containing protein yields the protein MLKRIFIIATLVLLAASGGVAEDRVQVPYHGEGHVLLNASDLAWGDIASMAPGAKITIIEGDLSQEAPFTFRLKLPADYRLAPHVHPAYERVTVLSGTLHFAHGETFDRTRTLALKPGGVAIMPPGAPMFGYTEEETIIQLHGTGPWGIKYLNPEDDPRK
- a CDS encoding RNA-binding S4 domain-containing protein → MDEFSLSGHEFIELHNLLKVTGLCSSGGTAKALIAEGRVSVDGQVELRKRCKIRSGQVVDFEGRQITLR